Genomic DNA from Candidatus Caldatribacterium sp.:
CACCTCGCACCTCTTGTTCGGGACCTGCCTTTCCCAACCGAAGTCGTTCCCCTCAGGACCAAGTACCCCCAAGGATCGGAGAAGCACCTGATTCTCGCCATCCTCGGTCGGGAAGTTCCCCCTGGAGGACTCCCCCTTGATGTAGGAGTCGTGGTGAACAACGTCCAGACGGCCGCCGCTTTAGGTCGGATGGCAAAAGAAGGAATCCCCCTCATCGAGCGGGTCATCACCCTTTCCGGAGACTGCCTGAAAAAGCGCGGCAACTTCGAAGTTCCTCTCGGGATGCTCCTTGAGGACCTGGCGGCTTTCTGCGAGGGATTCATCACCCCACCACGCAAAATCATCATGGGAGGACCAATGACCGGGATTACCCAGGCGACCTTAGCGGTACCGGTCATCAAGGGAACCTCGGGCTTTCTCTTCTTTTCCCGACCCCTTGCCAAACGGGAGTACCCCTGCATTCGTTGCGGCCGCTGCGTCGCCCACTGCCCCATGCGCCTTCTGCCGTACCTTCTTGGAAGACTTGCTGAGGAAGGTCTTTTTGCAGAAGCAGAGGCCAATCGAGTTCTTGACTGCATCGAGTGTGGATCTTGCGCATATGTTTGCCCGGCAGGAATCGCCCTTGTGCACCTTCTGAAACTCGCCAAATTCGAGGTCATGCGCCGCCGGAAAAGGGGAGGGAAGTGATATGGAGGAAAGACTCGTTGTCTCGTCACCACCGCACATGAAAAGTGCCGTCACCGTTCCCTGGATCATGCAGCAGGTTGTTTTTGCCCTTCTTCCTGCTGCCATCTGGGGGGTTGTCTTCTTTGGGGTTCGGTGGGCACTCCTACCCCTTGTGCTCTCGGTCCTTGCCTGCGTAGGATTTGAAGCCCTCGACTGCATTCTTTTCCGTCGCCCCCTCACCATAGGCGACTGGAGTGCCGTGGTCACCGGAATGCTCCTTGGCCTTTCCCTTCCCCCTGGATGTCCCTTCTGGATTCCCATCGTGGGTGGAGGGGTGGCCATCCTCCTTGGGAAGCAGATGTTTGGAGGAATCGGACAGAACGTCTTCAACCCTGCCCTCGTGGGACGAGCAGTGCTCCTTGTTTCCTGGCCAAAAATCATGGCCAC
This window encodes:
- the rsxC gene encoding electron transport complex subunit RsxC, with amino-acid sequence MKLRTFPQGVFLPHHKEDTAHLPIVRVPLPQGVVLPLIQHTGAPLKPLVKKGDGVKRGQKIADAEAFVAAPLHAPLSGKVTGIEEWAHPTLGKFQAVVIENDGSSEEMRYDPLPEDIERLDPESLRLFVREGGFVGLGGAAFPTHVKLSPPKDKPIDSFILNGAECEPYLTCDHRVMLERAEDMLLGLRIMVRACGAKKAYIGIEDNKRDCIDHLAPLVRDLPFPTEVVPLRTKYPQGSEKHLILAILGREVPPGGLPLDVGVVVNNVQTAAALGRMAKEGIPLIERVITLSGDCLKKRGNFEVPLGMLLEDLAAFCEGFITPPRKIIMGGPMTGITQATLAVPVIKGTSGFLFFSRPLAKREYPCIRCGRCVAHCPMRLLPYLLGRLAEEGLFAEAEANRVLDCIECGSCAYVCPAGIALVHLLKLAKFEVMRRRKRGGK